One Elaeis guineensis isolate ETL-2024a chromosome 10, EG11, whole genome shotgun sequence genomic window carries:
- the LOC105034110 gene encoding probable membrane-associated kinase regulator 4, whose product MPNQNDQLAEEEYIDMDISSATFLCCNKSSPPHSREFEFQMSAPLERETITSPADDLFYKGKLLPLHLPPRLQMVQKLLQNSNIPTTHGKKSESFDGSVITTITNTNTATTTPFESCNVSPATSCYVSGELHAEDYYFECSTELVRSHPKKSWSKKLKFMRQSSLSLKLKASKAFLKSLFTKSGCSDEKHAVPKVKECSNGHLKSGKKNPFEQIQRVRMVVTHNNATTVRSIDEDKMKEEHCSHRRSFSGAIKWHSSTKSSSASSSCSSSASSSFSSMNSNGLFGPPMLKRSSSVNSDMENSIQGAIAYCKKSQQLVSARKSVSDVGFCSLTATRIAADCEKQEKPGLCRG is encoded by the coding sequence ATGCCAAATCAAAATGACCAGCTAGCTGAAGAGGAGTACATAGACATGGACATCAGCTCTGCTACCTTCTTGTGCTGCAACAAGTCTTCTCCCCCACATTCAAGAGAATTTGAGTTCCAAATGTCTGCCCCACTCGAGAGAGAGACCATCACCTCCCCTGCTGATGACCTCTTCTACAAAGGAAAGCTCCTCCCTCTCCACCTCCCGCCGCGCTTGCAAATGGTTCAAAAGCTCCTCCAGAACTCCAACATACCCACCACCCATGGAAAAAAATCGGAGTCCTTCGACGGGAGTGTCATCACAACAATCACCAATACCAACACTGCCACCACAACTCCATTTGAGTCCTGTAACGTCTCGCCTGCCACTTCTTGTTATGTAAGCGGAGAGCTCCATGCAGAGGATTATTACTTTGAATGCTCTACAGAGCTCGTCCGGTCCCACCCGAAGAAGTCTTGGTCTAAGAAGCTCAAGTTCATGAGGCAATCCTCCCTGAGTCTCAAGCTGAAGGCTTCAAAAGCTTTTCTCAAGTCTCTCTTCACCAAGTCCGGATGTTCAGATGAGAAACATGCGGTACCTAAAGTTAAAGAATGCTCAAATGGCCACCTGAAGTCAGGGAAAAAGAATCCATTTGAGCAGATTCAAAGGGTAAGAATGGTTGTTACACATAACAACGCTACGACCGTGAGGAGCATCGATGAAGATAAGATGAAAGAAGAGCATTGCAGTCACAGGAGGTCTTTCTCGGGTGCCATTAAGTGGCATTCTTCAACCAAATCCTCCTCTGCTTCTTCATCATGCTCTTCTTCCGCCTCTTCCTCCTTCTCgagcatgaattcaaatggactctTTGGACCACCAATGCTGAAGAGGAGCAGCAGTGTAAATTCAGACATGGAGAACTCCATCCAAGGAGCAATTGCCTATTGTAAGAAGTCTCAGCAGCTAGTTTCAGCAAGAAAGAGTGTTAGTGATGTTGGTTTTTGTTCCTTGACTGCCACTCGGATAGCAGCAGATTGCGAGAAACAAGAGAAGCCAGGCCTTTGCAGGGGATGA